The window GGGCGTTGAATTGATtacaggttttttttttgtgatattTTAAGAGTTTTGATATCTTGTTTTTGCTGGAATCATGGGGACTTTCTTTGATGAATCATTTTGGGTGGGTTTTAATCAGTGAAATTTTGATCCCCAggtgattgattttattgggTTTAAGGTTAATGTAAACTTTTGTAGTGTGTTGAAAAGGGGATTTCTTGTTTAGGGTCATGCATTTGAATTGACTTGATTGGATCTATAGGATATCTAATTTTGTCGAATATTAGTTTGTTGTTGCTAGTATTGTTTAAGGAGTCTTTTGGAATGCTTGCTtttgattttccttgaaaaGGAGCTGATTATAGTCTGTCTAACCTCTTGCTTCATACAGGTGACTTCTCCTGGGGGTAATACAGTTCAGAATTTGAAGGGGACATCTGGGGACAAGTTTGAATTTAAGGCCCCACGAAGTGGAATGtacaaattttgttttcacaATCCCTACTCTACACCAGAGACTGTTTCTTTCTATATTCACGTTGGCCATATTCCCACTGAGCATGATCTTGCCAAAGATGGTTCGTTATTTTTTCCTTGGCGTATTTTGAAGCCTATATCTCTTTCTTTGTAGTGCAAGCTGTGAATCGCTGTTATCATTGGCATTTAATTTTGACTCTTTAACATTTGAGTTGTTTTTTGTACCCTGTTTGTAGAATACATTGCatgttattgttattttccTTCACAGTTGATAATTTGtctttaatgattttctttGTTACAGAACATTTGGACCCAATTAATGTGAAAATTGCTGAGCTGAGAGAGGCTTTGGAGTCTGTAACAGCAGAACAAAAGTACTTGAAAGCACGTGATGCTCGGCATCGTAATAGTAAGTTGCTACTATCCTGCTTATCCGTTGAGTTGATAATTAGGGATTactatttattagttttagtcTGTGAGCCGCCAGCAGATATTATCTATGCAGAAAGTTCCCTTTGTTTTTGGCTACTGGGGTGGTTTTGTCATTTAAGAGTTGCCtctttatatgtttttattttggttcGTTTTTCATTCTTCTATCTCTTTCTCAGACAATGTGACTGCCTACAATCTTGATCTGAACCAACAAGACACCTACCATCTCAACAATTTTGCCATTATAAGCATTTAGATTCTTTTCAGCCACCCATAGTTTGTTACCCTGCTTGATTTTATGAGAAATTCTTACTAATAAGCATGGATATGAGGAGATATGTTAAGTTGACAGTAAATTCCATGAAATGTGTCTTTTTAGTGCTAAGTACAGTTTGGTGAAACTAACGAGATAGCCACTGGCTGCATGGTTccaaaatttgaaagaaatctTGGCCTAATTAGCATTAGACTCATGAAAGGAGAAATTTTCCTATGTAATAAATAGTCAGATTGCTAAGAGATCTAGAGTGACAAAAAACTTGCAGACCAATGCATATATGATTTAgggtttatatttgatgcattGTCATCATATGGATTTTATACACTATCAGTGAACCAAATGTTGCTATCTCGTTAATAGTAAATTTAATAGTTAGGAACCCTCAAAAATAAAtactcataattttaaaaatatttactttgGATGACTTTTGAACTTTACCTTTCTACATTTATGAGATAGCACTATGTGGTTAAGTGATGGTATAGATACTATACATTGACAGTGCATCCAATATAAGCTGTTTGATACAATTTCCCAGTGCCTTGTGATATCAGAAGTTTGTCAGGCATTGCACTCAACTTAGATGTCTATGAATATGCAGATTtgtttgctttattttatttctttttggtacTTAATTCTATGGTTTGCGATTTCCTGCGATATTCACAACATATTTATGAATGTGTGTATGTATGAGGATCAATAAATTATCTGCGGTAATCAATATGAAACTTCTTAGGCATCTATTTATTATTCTGGAGAAAATAGAGATTGAAGTCTCAGGTTCTAGAAAGTACATGATATACTCCAAGAGATTATGTGTATTTATTACAAGTGTAATGGTAGTTTCGTTTGGATCTTTGTTTGTGTTCATTCTTTGTGGTATCCTCTGATAacattgttattattttttatttctacaCCGAAATTTCCAGTAGTAGCCTATGAATGCTTCAACAAGTTTATTATTAGGGCCTTGTTGAGTTGTGAAACTAACATACGAACACTCAAACAGCGGAACCTCTATGTGTTTGCAAATTGTTGGAGCTAATAGGAATTGTAGACTTTCTTATCCTTTTGTTCTTACTTTATTTTGGAGAGTTGCACCCCACTTTATTCATGGAAGCTAAGCTCAAAGAGACCTTAGTGCAGCAAGAAATGTCTACTGTACAGGATAACTGTGTGATTGATGGTTTTCTCCTATTTGATTCACTGgcatctatatttttttttggaagtcACTGGCATCTATATGACTGTATCACATTTGTAGAATACCAATGCCATGCTGTAATGTCTGTGAATATGGCAAACTTTGCAATAGTTCCTTATATACCATATGATTGACATTTGCTTGCAGCAAATGAGAGCACCAGAAAGCGTGTTATAGGCTACACAGTTGGAGAGTACGTTCTGCTAGCTCTTGCTAGTGCACTTCAAGTCATCTATATCCGCCAGCTCTTCAGCAAATCAGTTGCATACAACCGAGTTTGAGCCACCTGATTATACTTTTAGTTCTCTGTTCCATTAACCAGAGAGTCACAGGGACAAATCCTATAGATGAGTCACGAGTTCACCAAAAATCCGATTCGTGTAACAGATCATTTTTGGTGTTTTATGTTATTCGAGTCTTGTATTTCAATTACAATGTAGCTTTTCGACcctaaatgttttagactaactattatcaaatttgagctaccttttgttttttttttccttatccTGAGCCTCATTAGCAGCTGTACAATGCTTCCATCCAGTCTGATGGAGGGCTGGCTTAatagttaatattaataatggCTGTCATGAATAATAGAAGAATTTGCCAAGTTTGGTTTCTTGCTTCTATTGCAAAGCTACCATTACTTCAGGGAAAAACCCTCAAAACTGTCAATACAGTAAAAAGGATTGTATAAAAGATTTAGCCAGCATTCCACCGACCATTGTCAGTTTACATGTGCAAGCTTACAAAAATGTCAGAGATCTTGGTGACACATATGATGTATTTAGCAAGTGACAGGTGGGGGAACAGATTTTCAGAACCTTGTTAGCCCCAAGATAtcgaattatttttttattaaaaaaatattttgctgACTAGAAAATGGGACCCATTAAAAGGGCCAAAAAGAATGTGGACATTTAATTCTGAAATTTTCTGGAAATTAGTAGAGAATTGACTACAAATTTGTACCCATTCCTCAAATCATTGACTTTCTCGTGTCTGCTTTCTGTTTGTATCAAATCTtttgtttgtattttttttctgttcCCATTAGGCATCTACTTTCTCAAAAAGAaggctttttctttattattttttatagtttttatGATATTCTACAGCTGTGTCCACCACCGCCACTTGCCACTCCACCAATTTTTGGTGGATAGGTTCTGACAATTTCTGtactaaaaatcatttatgaaTCCTAAGTTCCGAAACTACCCTTTCATTCTTTAACTATGATTTAGTcaaagactttttttttttatattttgtgtaCAATTAATTGAATTGTTATTTTGCACTTGCAAAAATCACTGATTAATGATACTTACCATGAAAAGTTAACCATAAATCACGGGACCATAAGCACGTTTAATCCTGTAACTTAAtggttttattttcaaataaatttataatttttatttcaagtgcttttaatatacttatttaatttattattactatAAAAGGATATCTTAATCAAATAGATTAAAATCACCCTAGTCATAACtaaattttacatttaatacaatttttcttttttgagaaTATCCATTGATTTTTCTAGATAAAATACCCCGTTCACGGAAACTTTGAGAATATtgtatctttttttcttatagtTCTTATAAATCTTCGCCAGACAAGGGCTGTATGGGAAATGGAAAACTGCCCTAAAATGCTTATATAATTCCCCGAAATTTCTCCCACAAAACTCCACATTCCCAATTTTTGGTACAACGTCACAGATTTTCTATCATTCGATACCCATCAATCAAAGAAAGATCAAGAGTccttttttgggttttgctTCTGTGGGAGCTTTGGATCTTTGCAaacaaaggggaaaaaaatgCTGGCAGTTTTTGACAAATCGGTTGCCAAGAGCCCAGATGCTCTTAATGCTCCTGATCACTCCGAGGCAGTGTCTGCTCTCCAAAATGGCTTCTTGGCTAACCACTTTGGCTCTATTCACCCTGGTTCTGTTACCGTCAATCTTGGCTCTGCTGGTGTCATGGCTTACTCTCTTGAAAAGCAGAACCCACTTCTCCCAAGGTAagaattttctctctcttttcatcttcttcatgATGCACAAGGTTTCATTTTTgggttctttttttctcttcttgcttgGTGGTTTTTGATTGATCTAGTCCCGATCGTTTCTGGgttgttttgtttctctgCTTATTGGTTCATGGCGCGGTGAAAATTTGTAGAAAGTTCGTCTTTTTTCGCCTTTTGTTCTCTTGCGTTTTTGCTCTTGTTTTCTCCGTTTTCTTTTTTCGTTTGTTTTACTTTA is drawn from Theobroma cacao cultivar B97-61/B2 chromosome 4, Criollo_cocoa_genome_V2, whole genome shotgun sequence and contains these coding sequences:
- the LOC18603064 gene encoding transmembrane emp24 domain-containing protein p24beta3 yields the protein MEKGWGKMWALMVLLLLNWVSNVSSLSVTVNEVECVYEYVLYEGDTVSGNFVVVDHDIFWSSDHPGIDFTVTSPGGNTVQNLKGTSGDKFEFKAPRSGMYKFCFHNPYSTPETVSFYIHVGHIPTEHDLAKDEHLDPINVKIAELREALESVTAEQKYLKARDARHRNTNESTRKRVIGYTVGEYVLLALASALQVIYIRQLFSKSVAYNRV